The genomic region TCGATACTGAGCTGGCGGGCAAGCACGCCCAGGAGGTGTTCGCGACCGGCGAAGGCATTCCGATCGTCGATTCGATCATTCCTGGAGCCGATTCCATTTTCATCGGCATTGCCCCGCCTGGTGGAAAACTACCGGGGAATTGGCGACCGGTTCTAAAACAAGCGTTGGAACGCGGGATCGACATTGTGTCTGGTTTGCACGAATTTCTTGGAGACGACGCAGAGCTGCGGACGCTCGCCAACGCATCGGGTAGCCAACTGATCGACGTTCGACGAAACACTGAAAAAACAACAGCGACGGCCGCTCCGTTTCGCGATGGCTGCTTGCGAATTCACACCGTTGGCCACGACTGCAGCGTCGGCAAGATGGTCGTCACGTTGGAAGTCGAGCGAGAACTACTGCGAAGAAACCACGATGCCCAATTTCTCGCGACCGGACAGACCGGCATCATGATTGCGGGCGACGGCGTACCGATCGACTGTGTCGTGGCGGACTTTGTCAACGGATCGGCTGAAGCATTCGTGCGGCGGAACGAACAGCACGATTTTCTGCTGATCGAAGGCCAGGGTTCCATTTCGCACCCAAGCTTTTCTGCGGTCACGCTGGGCTTGCTGCATGGAACCGCCCCCCACGGCTTGATCTTCTGCTACGAATCGGGTCGCGAGAAAGTAAAAGGATTGGACGATGTGCCATTGTTGCCGACGAAACGTTTGATTGAGGCTTACGAACTTGCCGCGTCGCTCCGGCAGCCCTGCAAGGTGATCGGAATTGCGATGAACGGACGTAGATTGTCGGCCACTGAAGCCGCCACCGAGCGAGAATGTGTCTCAGCTGAATTTGGTTTGCCGGTTTGCGACGTGTATCGGGACGGGACGGCGCCACTGGCTGATGCCGTGGAACGTCTTCGAACGGAGATGTACGGATGAAGCTGCGTTTACATCGATACGATCTGCCCCTCGAATTTGAGTTCACCATCTCCCGAGGCTCGATCAATACACAGTCTTCACTGATCGTTGAACTGGAGCACAACGGGCACCGTGGTTTCGGCGAGGCGACGGCCAATGAGTACTACGGGCATACCGTGAACTCCATGTCAGAATCGATTCTGGCGTGTCGTAGGGAGATTGAGTCTTTCGAGTTCGGCAGACCTGAACAGTTGTGGCAGGCCTTGCAGCCTTCATTCGCGGAAGACTCCTTCGCGTTATCGGCGATCGATTTAGCAGCGTACGATCTATTTGGCAAACACAGCAGACAGCGGACGTTTGAAACGATGGGGCTCGAGTGGAAGCACATTCCAGAATCGAGTTACACGATCGGAATTGACGAACCGGAGAAGATGATCGCTAAGTTGGAGTCGCGTCCAACGTGGAGCATCTACAAAATCAAGCTTGGTTCTCGGCACGATGTCGCGATCATTCGTGCCCTGCGAGAAAAGACAGCGGCGACTCTACGTGTGGATGCAAACTGCGGTTGGACTGTGGACGAAGCCATTTCAAACTCACACGAGTTAAAAGATCTGGGCGTCGAGTTTATCGAACAACCGCTACCCGCCGATTCGTCGCGGGAGCAGCATCAGCGTGTCTATCAAGAAGCAGCGCTACCGATCATTGCCGATGAAAATTGCCTGGTCGAAGCGGACGTTGCGAAGTGTGCCGGGATTTTCCATGGTATCAATGTCAAACTCTGCAAGTGCGGCGGACTCACTCCGGGATTGAGAATGCTCCGGCAGGCACGCGAATTGGGATTGAAAACCATGGTAGGCTGCATGGTCGAAAGCTCCGTGGGGATCTCTGGCGCCGCGCAACTTCTGCCGCTGCTCGACTACGCGGATTTAGATGGTGCTGAACTGATTTCCGACGACATCGCTACGGGAGTTGTTGTTGACAATGGCCGTATCCGATTAGCACAGCGTTTCGGCAGCGGCGTTGAACTGAAAAACAAGCATAACGAGAGAACATAAGGCTCATCCGACGGAAGCGTGCGCCGGAGATTTTAGCGGCATGCTTTAAAGGAGAGTCCACTGTACTGCGGCGCATGCTTCGGTCGGCTAAGCCGAATTTGAGCGATGGTACTTTGATTTAAGCAACTAGAAGAAATATCGGATTGGCGATGTGAGATTTGAACCGATTGCCAAGCCCCAAAAGCATTTTTAGTTTTCCACCCGGAACGTACTCCCATGAAAACCGTCTCACTTGCCGTTCTGCTGGCTATTGCAATTGGTTGTTGCCGGGCGGGCTTCGCCTCACCTCCTGGCGGCGCCTTAGACAGCGATCGGCGCGGCGATCCCTACAGCGAGAAGCCCCGTGTAATTGTCTCGACAGATATCGGCGGATCGGACCCTGACGATTTTCAATCGCTGGTGCATCTGCTGTTGTACACCGACGTTATCGATGTCGAGGGATTGATCTCATCGCCACCGAACGCGGGGCGTGTGAGAGACATTCGGGAAGTGATCGATGCCTATGCGAGCGATTACGCGCGCTTAAAACGGCACTCGAACGACTACCCCACTCCGAATGCGTTACGTGTTGTGACGAAGCAGGGTGCTGTCGATAAGGCACCGCACGAAGGTTGGAGCAAGCCAACGGCTGGTTCGCAATGGATCGTCCAGCAAGCGCAGACCGCTGATATGCGGCCGTTGTGGATTCTCGTATGGGGCAGCATCACGGATGTTGCCCAGGCGGTCCATGACGAGCCTTCGATAAAGGGCAAAATCCGGGTGTACTCGATTGGCTCGTGGAATACCAAGCTCGACTCTGCCGCCCGCGATTACCTTTTCAACAAACATGATGACTTGTGGTGGATTGAGAGCGATACCACGTTTCGAGGCATGTACATGGGCGGAATGCAAGACGGCGAGTGGGGCAATGACCGTTTCGTTCAACAAAATGTGAAGGGTCATGGGTCGCTAGGCGATCTTTTCGTCAGGAAGAAACGTGACATCAAAATGGGAGACACACCATCACTGCTGTACTTGCTTCGAGGCAACGCCGACGATCCTACCGAGCCGCATTGGGGAGGCGCGTTCGTCAAGACTGATCATGGGAAATACTTTTGGACCGACAATCCGGATCAAATCTTATCGATTAACGAACGAGCCGGCGCGAAAACCGTTAGCGACTGGCGTCGTGAATATCTTGAAGACTGGAAAAGTCGGATGGATCGATTGATCGAGTGAAATCGATCAGTCTGCCCTCAGCGAGGCAGATGTTCACAATCGCAGCCCAGCAGGTGCCACGATTGCTGCCGCATTCGGGTTCACAACCGGATCGTTGATGTCTCAGGCAATTCGCCAGCATTTTGGCACCACGCCCGGCGAATACCAACGCCGAGACGGTGCAACGTCAGTGGGCCGAGTGGAAAACCGAAAGTGATTTACGCAGCTGCGAATTGCTAGTCACCTTCAATCACCGAACCTGATACCGGTTATCATGGCAATTGCGCCGATGGCCGGTCGCTGGACTCCGCCGCAACACAGGGACCGAGCGGAGATATTTCAGCGGCAAAGGATTTAGTTTTCGTTCGGTTCACGGTGCCCCTCAGTGCGCGGCATCGTGGTACTGGAAATCGTGGCGTTCGGTTGTCTTCCGACTTCGTTCCCCTCTCAGCGAATAGACATGAAGGTCCTTCCTTTGACTTTTCCGTTTCACGATCGCTGTACGTTCGTGGCAATCTGCTTGGGATTGTTCAGCAGCAATGCGTTCACGCAAGAGACAAATCCGTCTGCTCAGAAAAGTGATATCGGCACGAAGTCTCAAGAGACACCTGCTGAACCCGTTGACTTCCTTGGCGAGATTGAGCCGATTCTGCGGGACAACTGTTACGAGTGCCACGCCGGGACCACCGAGGAAGGTGGCCTGAACCTGGGCATCAAAGCCAGAGCGTTCCAGGGTGGCGACAGTGCTACAGCAATCGTCGCGGGCCAGAGCAAGAAGAGTTTGCTTATTCAATTAGTATCCGGCGTCGACGAAGATCGTTTGATGCCGCCCGAGGGAAATCGGCGGCTTACCAAAGCGCAAATCAGTCTGCTCCGAGCGTGGATCGATCAAGGCGCCCATTGGCCCGATGACGCGGACGTCGTTGATCCGAAGCTAGATCAAGCTAAAACACACTGGGCGTTTCAGCGACTCACGTCCGTCGATCGACCATCGCGGCAGTCGGACGACCACTGGTCGAAAGGACCGATCGACCGATTTGTGAGGCGGAGTCTCGACGAGGTTGGCATTCAACCATCGCAACCTGCCGATGCACGAACACTGGTGCGAAGAATTTATTTTGATCTGATCGGGTTACCACCGACACTGGAACAAGTCAGCCAATTCACGACCGCTCATTCAAAGAATCCCGACTCAGCCGTCGAGAGCCTCGTGGACCGACTGCTGGCGTCACCTCGCTATGGCGAGCGTTGGGGCAGGCACTGGTTAGACGTGGCGCGTTATGCCGACAGCGATGGACAAGAAGCCGACAAGGACCGTCCGTATGCATATACGTATCGCGATTTTGTCATTCAAGCGTTCAACGACGACATGCCCTACGACCAGTTCGTGCGCTGGCAGATTGCCGGTGATGAATTCGAGCCCGACAATGACGCTGCGGTTGCGGCGACGGGTTTTTTAACGTCCGGGCCGGCATTTAAGTTACCCGATTCGTTTCTGGAAAGCGAACGTCTGGCCAATCGGTACAACGAGTTGGATGACGTGATCTCAACGCTGGGTTCCGGTTTCTTAGGACTCACCGTTGCGTGTGCTCGCTGTCACGATCACAAATATGACGCGTTTTCGGCGAAGGAGTATTACCAGTTGATGGGCGTCTTCCACAGCGGAGACCGCGTGACGGCCAAGTTACCCAGTGGAAAAAAGGCATTTGTCTTCCAGGACTTTGACCATCAACGTCGAACGACTTGGTTGTTTCGCCGCAGCGACGTCTACGATCGCGAAATCGAAGTCGATATCGGGTTTCCTGCGATGTTGTCATCCGGCGCAGAGGCGAAGGACTACTGGCAGGAAGCCAAGGCTGCGTACAGCGAGATTGGCGAAGCGAAAAGCACGTTGCAACGCCGCGCCCTCGCCGACTGGATCACCGACACGGAGCATGGCGCCGGGGCACTGTTGGCTCGGGTTATTGTCAACCGAGTTTGGCACCATCACTTTGGCAAGGGCCTCGTGCGCACAAC from Allorhodopirellula heiligendammensis harbors:
- a CDS encoding DUF1611 domain-containing protein, with protein sequence MTSNETLKNYRRIVLLTDGHSTPFLAKTAISLLRYRHEDIAAVLDTELAGKHAQEVFATGEGIPIVDSIIPGADSIFIGIAPPGGKLPGNWRPVLKQALERGIDIVSGLHEFLGDDAELRTLANASGSQLIDVRRNTEKTTATAAPFRDGCLRIHTVGHDCSVGKMVVTLEVERELLRRNHDAQFLATGQTGIMIAGDGVPIDCVVADFVNGSAEAFVRRNEQHDFLLIEGQGSISHPSFSAVTLGLLHGTAPHGLIFCYESGREKVKGLDDVPLLPTKRLIEAYELAASLRQPCKVIGIAMNGRRLSATEAATERECVSAEFGLPVCDVYRDGTAPLADAVERLRTEMYG
- a CDS encoding dipeptide epimerase — protein: MKLRLHRYDLPLEFEFTISRGSINTQSSLIVELEHNGHRGFGEATANEYYGHTVNSMSESILACRREIESFEFGRPEQLWQALQPSFAEDSFALSAIDLAAYDLFGKHSRQRTFETMGLEWKHIPESSYTIGIDEPEKMIAKLESRPTWSIYKIKLGSRHDVAIIRALREKTAATLRVDANCGWTVDEAISNSHELKDLGVEFIEQPLPADSSREQHQRVYQEAALPIIADENCLVEADVAKCAGIFHGINVKLCKCGGLTPGLRMLRQARELGLKTMVGCMVESSVGISGAAQLLPLLDYADLDGAELISDDIATGVVVDNGRIRLAQRFGSGVELKNKHNERT
- a CDS encoding DUF1593 domain-containing protein; translated protein: MKTVSLAVLLAIAIGCCRAGFASPPGGALDSDRRGDPYSEKPRVIVSTDIGGSDPDDFQSLVHLLLYTDVIDVEGLISSPPNAGRVRDIREVIDAYASDYARLKRHSNDYPTPNALRVVTKQGAVDKAPHEGWSKPTAGSQWIVQQAQTADMRPLWILVWGSITDVAQAVHDEPSIKGKIRVYSIGSWNTKLDSAARDYLFNKHDDLWWIESDTTFRGMYMGGMQDGEWGNDRFVQQNVKGHGSLGDLFVRKKRDIKMGDTPSLLYLLRGNADDPTEPHWGGAFVKTDHGKYFWTDNPDQILSINERAGAKTVSDWRREYLEDWKSRMDRLIE
- a CDS encoding PSD1 and planctomycete cytochrome C domain-containing protein; this translates as MKVLPLTFPFHDRCTFVAICLGLFSSNAFTQETNPSAQKSDIGTKSQETPAEPVDFLGEIEPILRDNCYECHAGTTEEGGLNLGIKARAFQGGDSATAIVAGQSKKSLLIQLVSGVDEDRLMPPEGNRRLTKAQISLLRAWIDQGAHWPDDADVVDPKLDQAKTHWAFQRLTSVDRPSRQSDDHWSKGPIDRFVRRSLDEVGIQPSQPADARTLVRRIYFDLIGLPPTLEQVSQFTTAHSKNPDSAVESLVDRLLASPRYGERWGRHWLDVARYADSDGQEADKDRPYAYTYRDFVIQAFNDDMPYDQFVRWQIAGDEFEPDNDAAVAATGFLTSGPAFKLPDSFLESERLANRYNELDDVISTLGSGFLGLTVACARCHDHKYDAFSAKEYYQLMGVFHSGDRVTAKLPSGKKAFVFQDFDHQRRTTWLFRRSDVYDREIEVDIGFPAMLSSGAEAKDYWQEAKAAYSEIGEAKSTLQRRALADWITDTEHGAGALLARVIVNRVWHHHFGKGLVRTTSDFGVQGDEPSHPMLLEYLTTEFIDSGWKIKALHRLILTSAVWQQASTRGAADPRGSERDPANNLLWRMTPLRMEAEAMRDAMLAVSETLNLEAGGPGFKPYISPEANLARNIQGESYPKDAQDDATTRRRSVYMFHKRLIPYPMFQAFDRPDLMTTCARRQNTTVAPQAMVILNDRLVRTVAGDFARLLVRKQTGRSEAGDFELKPIIERAFETAFARLPTTWEIETSIQFVEAQTNVRTERAEQNARIEALTDFCQSLFGLNEFIYVN